In a single window of the Persephonella sp. KM09-Lau-8 genome:
- the traN gene encoding conjugal transfer protein TraN — translation MARRHWIALLFLFLIKASSYAGPFYCSDLEAVFADSSLCGSLCSSCEEMNPSSSASSGTCDTSRYRGFVYYNNKTYALTTNKGFWEDFSNLAVISDEGINSLLSSILSFYSAGSAWIGLYDPNRTQNFGVVNPDRFVWRSGSVVAYTNWKQGEPNNYVDQADIGVVPVLGEHWVEMDEGGLWNDTGYHASNGGDFAPKRYALVEWNGALDCVNGEPINADTSDYQQAIVDNVCGGDTPCYVCANDNGVYQCDAGTISINYNSPQTVSLNQYEGQIRVSASGSIDYCYNYSTDTEGCRKDGLSAVKSWIIFKGDDGKYYWLGNPDSAPVCLGNLTLQTLSYSEDGGSLVINIPSGVRLIELTDVESVSEQCTQDNRYSLSITINPAYLCPEERVQCDATNIQPYCPEGQLNPERNMCQADATITCPAGYSWDSSIDRCTMQYQCPDNGVLNKQKDRCEKAYTPVCPSDYTYDSTNQVCYKTIDCGIGSYNANTNRCEYPVTFTCPDGYTLNGTTCEYSPPSCPSGTTYSNSLDKCISNATVSCPSGYTWTGQRCETTDIICPSGFSYNSTTNRCEKDATTESSWICYVREYFCNNGPFEDPTYISCEPSKGNCEGSGFDENCNFYMYGDPIPPGEMRHFIIGGGPCHMGGIEILIFNDSYKNEISTCPSGSTLSGDKCVANPSCPSGGNFDGNADVCWVDATIDCPSGTSYDVNLDKCVTNATCSSGGSLDTVNDKCWIQAGTECPSDWSYDSTNSVCYQNVSCDYVFNPDTDRCEATVSKDCGSYTYSASEDICIQDINCPIDDSFSLSNTIKYDTQLDVCLSEAQHDCPSGPSYTYTWSSTPVNKCELVPICFSGVYNPDNDLCYVGDLSCPLGSEYQCITMEDGKNYCSRLTCGDALYAGNYTNTDTVEGANDKQADGEIDENGNCLGTIYIFNGNDYRCRPPGVQTGFSDCCKKTSTWFGLGQCKPREKILAKMRTTNKGKEYTLADARCHYVGSYCAEEWMGTCVQRKKTFCCFGSVLARILHEQGRPQIGLSWGDPKNPICRGFTPAELQSIDFGKIDFSEYENFMQDEINEKFKPQDVQQNMQDKIQDFYDNNVN, via the coding sequence ATGGCAAGAAGGCACTGGATAGCTTTGTTATTTCTTTTTCTAATAAAAGCGTCTTCTTATGCTGGCCCATTTTATTGTAGTGACTTAGAGGCTGTTTTTGCTGATTCAAGTTTATGTGGCAGTTTATGTTCTTCCTGCGAGGAGATGAATCCTTCCAGTTCTGCCAGTTCTGGAACTTGTGACACTTCAAGATATAGAGGCTTTGTCTATTACAATAATAAAACTTATGCTTTAACCACAAATAAGGGTTTTTGGGAGGATTTTTCAAATCTTGCCGTTATTTCTGATGAGGGAATAAACTCTTTATTGTCTTCGATATTGTCTTTTTATTCTGCAGGTTCTGCATGGATAGGACTTTATGATCCGAACAGGACGCAAAATTTTGGTGTAGTGAATCCGGATAGATTTGTTTGGAGGAGTGGTTCTGTAGTTGCTTATACAAATTGGAAACAGGGAGAGCCTAACAACTATGTTGATCAGGCTGATATAGGAGTTGTTCCTGTTTTAGGAGAGCACTGGGTAGAAATGGATGAAGGGGGTTTGTGGAACGATACAGGATATCATGCTTCAAATGGAGGAGATTTTGCTCCTAAGAGATATGCTCTGGTTGAATGGAATGGTGCCTTAGATTGTGTAAATGGAGAGCCTATTAATGCAGATACGTCGGATTACCAGCAGGCTATAGTAGATAATGTTTGTGGAGGAGATACTCCTTGTTATGTTTGTGCAAATGATAATGGTGTTTATCAATGCGATGCGGGAACGATTTCTATAAATTATAACTCTCCACAAACCGTTTCTTTAAATCAGTATGAGGGACAAATCAGGGTTTCTGCTTCCGGTTCTATAGATTACTGTTACAATTATTCTACAGATACAGAAGGTTGTAGAAAAGACGGTCTGTCGGCTGTAAAATCCTGGATAATTTTTAAAGGCGATGATGGAAAATATTATTGGCTTGGGAATCCTGATTCTGCCCCTGTTTGCTTAGGAAATCTTACTCTTCAGACCCTTTCGTATTCAGAGGATGGAGGGTCTTTGGTTATTAATATTCCTTCAGGAGTTAGGTTAATTGAATTGACAGACGTTGAATCTGTTTCTGAACAGTGTACTCAGGACAATAGATATTCTTTATCTATAACAATAAACCCTGCTTATTTGTGTCCAGAGGAAAGGGTTCAGTGTGATGCGACCAATATACAGCCTTACTGTCCAGAAGGTCAACTAAATCCAGAAAGAAATATGTGTCAAGCAGATGCAACGATAACTTGTCCTGCAGGTTACTCATGGGACAGCAGTATAGACAGGTGCACCATGCAGTATCAATGTCCAGATAACGGTGTACTGAATAAACAGAAGGATAGATGTGAAAAGGCTTATACCCCTGTTTGTCCAAGTGATTACACTTACGACAGCACAAATCAGGTTTGCTATAAAACAATAGATTGTGGAATAGGTTCTTATAATGCAAACACAAATAGATGTGAATATCCTGTGACCTTTACCTGTCCAGACGGATATACATTAAACGGAACAACCTGTGAATACAGTCCTCCATCATGCCCATCAGGGACAACATACTCAAACTCTTTAGATAAATGTATCTCTAATGCTACAGTTTCCTGTCCAAGCGGCTATACATGGACAGGACAAAGATGTGAAACAACTGATATAATATGTCCAAGTGGGTTTAGTTATAATTCTACGACCAATAGGTGTGAGAAGGATGCTACAACCGAAAGTTCATGGATATGTTACGTCAGAGAATACTTTTGTAATAATGGTCCTTTTGAGGATCCAACATATATTTCTTGTGAGCCTTCAAAAGGAAATTGTGAAGGTTCTGGGTTTGATGAAAATTGTAATTTTTATATGTACGGTGACCCTATTCCCCCCGGAGAAATGAGGCATTTTATAATTGGTGGAGGACCATGCCATATGGGGGGAATTGAAATTCTGATATTTAACGATAGTTATAAAAACGAAATTTCTACCTGCCCCTCAGGCTCAACCCTATCAGGTGATAAATGTGTTGCCAATCCTTCTTGTCCAAGTGGTGGAAACTTTGATGGAAATGCTGATGTGTGTTGGGTAGATGCCACAATAGACTGTCCATCAGGAACTTCCTATGATGTGAATCTGGATAAATGTGTTACCAATGCGACTTGTAGTAGTGGTGGAAGTCTTGATACTGTGAATGACAAGTGCTGGATTCAAGCAGGGACTGAGTGCCCTTCAGATTGGAGTTATGACTCTACAAATTCAGTTTGTTATCAAAATGTAAGTTGTGATTACGTGTTTAATCCTGATACAGACAGATGTGAAGCCACCGTATCAAAAGATTGTGGAAGTTATACTTATTCTGCCAGTGAAGACATATGTATTCAGGATATAAACTGTCCTATAGATGATAGCTTTTCCCTTTCTAATACAATCAAATACGATACACAACTTGATGTGTGTTTATCAGAGGCTCAGCATGACTGCCCTTCGGGTCCTTCTTATACGTACACTTGGAGTTCAACTCCTGTAAATAAGTGTGAACTTGTTCCTATTTGTTTTAGTGGTGTTTATAATCCTGATAATGATCTTTGTTATGTTGGCGACTTATCCTGTCCACTGGGAAGTGAATATCAGTGTATTACAATGGAGGATGGAAAAAATTATTGTTCTCGACTAACTTGTGGGGATGCTCTTTATGCCGGAAACTACACAAATACAGATACAGTTGAAGGAGCAAATGATAAGCAGGCAGATGGTGAAATAGATGAGAATGGAAATTGCTTGGGCACCATATATATATTTAATGGAAATGATTATAGATGTAGGCCTCCAGGAGTTCAGACTGGCTTTTCCGATTGTTGTAAAAAAACAAGCACGTGGTTTGGATTGGGACAATGTAAGCCCCGTGAGAAGATACTGGCCAAGATGAGAACTACCAATAAAGGGAAGGAATATACTCTTGCGGATGCCAGATGTCATTACGTTGGTAGTTATTGTGCTGAAGAATGGATGGGAACCTGTGTCCAAAGAAAGAAAACTTTTTGTTGTTTTGGTTCAGTTTTAGCCAGAATACTTCATGAGCAGGGGAGACCTCAAATAGGTCTTTCTTGGGGGGATCCTAAAAATCCTATCTGTAGAGGATTTACTCCAGCAGAGCTTCAGTCTATAGATTTCGGAAAAATAGACTTTAGCGAGTACGAGAACTTTATGCAGGACGAAATAAACGAAAAATTTAAACCTCAGGACGTTCAGCAAAATATGCAAGATA